The genome window TAACAGATATTAGGTGTAAAGCTTTTATCCATAAATACATTTTAATCCTCTTTTCATCAGTATTTTGCTAATTAATTATTTTACTATGATTAATAAAATTTATTACTGAAATCATACAATCTATCTATAATAGTGTTAAACTTAAAAATATAAATTAGTCTGGAGTAACCTTTTGGATTTCAAGGAATTCTTTGAATATGTTTTGGTTGGAATAGCTATTTCCTTAGCTATTTTATTTGTAATAAAAAGGGTAAGGAAAAATATAAAAAGGAGGCAATGTGCCTCCTGTCCGTTGTATGAGCAATGTGAGAGAAAGGATAAAGTTCCTTTAGATTAGCAAGAGAATGAATTACCGCAGCCGCAAGAACTTGCAGCGTTAGGGTTCTTAATTGTAAATCCGCCGCCCATAAAGTCCTGAACATAATCTAAAACAGCTCCACCGATATATGGTGCAGAGAATTCATCAATAGCAATTTTAACTCCGTTTTCCAGTTCAACAACTTTGTCATTTTCTTCTATAGCTTCATCAAATCCCATTGCATATTGAAATCCTGAGCATCCTCCAGGAACAACTCTAACCCTGAGGATTGGATTTTCTATTCCCTGTTCATCAGCTATTCTTTTGATTTCAGCTGCAGCTGCTTCTGTTACAGTAAAATTAACAGTTGATTGCATAATATAAACCTCCGATTTTGTTTTTTTACATATTATATTCTGGCCATCAGTTTTATTATGATTGTTATCAGAATTTCATTAGATACATAAATTGTGGAACGGTAAGTATATCAGATATGGAAATTTTTGAGCCTGTTAATTTTTGTAGAAAAGATTTTTCTTTCCTGATATATATTACCTGAACTTCTTTTCCTTCCATTTTAGAAAGTTTTTTTGCTTCATTAATGGCATCCTGAATGTTTCCCAGTTTATCTACCAGTCCTATCTTTTGAGCCTGTTTTCCTGAGAAAATCCTTCCATCTGCATATTTTTTAAGTTCCTCTTTTTTGATTGGTCTGTATTTTACAATAGCATCTAAAAACTGGTCATAAACATCCAGTATAGTGGCTTCCAATAATCTCTTTTGCTCAGGGGTAAGTGAGTGATTTGGATAAAGGATATCTTTGTTCTGACCGCTTTTTATATTCTCTATTTTTATTCCTATTTTATCCAGAACTTTAGAGGCATCTACATGCTGGATAATAACACCTATTGAACCTGTTATTGTTCCGGGATTTGCATATATAACATTTGCAGGGGCACTTATGTAATAACCTCCTGAAGCGGCTACATTTCCCATTGATACAACAACAGGTTTTGTTTTTCTGAGTTTTTCAATGGCAGTATATATCTCCTGTGCAGCTCCAACTGCTCCACCAGGACTATCAACCAGTAAAACCACAGCTTTTATTGAGGAGTTTTTTTGAGCTTTATCTATATTGGAAACAGTATCCATATAGTTGGATATTACTCCTTTTACCTCTATAACAGCTATCTTAGGTAAAGACTTGTAGTTTAGATAAGACAGAAACCAAAAAACTCCCAGAAATATCAAAATTCCTATTATTATTTTTTTCTTCATCTCTTCCCCACTTAAATTGTTGGTGATGGAACTGGAATAAATTTTAATACTGGAATTTTTCTAATTCTAACTCTGTTGGAAAGTAAATGTCCAATATATCCCTGTTTCTGATTAAGTTCCTGTGCAACTTTTTCCACATCTTTTAAAGCTGTTATATAAATATCTGCCTTACTTAAATCCTGTGCTGTATCAACATTTACTATAGTTATCATATTGTCCTGAATGGGCATATCGTATATAAATATTTCACTTAATGCTTTCTTGATAGCTGCATTAACTTTTTCTGATTTGTGGCTTTTTTTCATTTTTAGTAAATCTCCTTATATATATTTATATGTATTTCTGGAAAGTTAATCTCTACAAAGTTTATTATATTTTGCATAACTTTTTCCACCTGTTTTTGGTCTGGAGCAACCATTACAACTGCAACCTGTGCAGACTGCCATAAATCTTGATTTCCAACCTCTGAAACAGAAACATTAAATTTTGCCTTTAGTTTTTCCTTCATTGAACGGATAACCATTCTTTTTTCCTTCAATGAGGTTGCATGGGGAATATACATATCAAAAACAATGCTTCCTATAAACATCTTCTCCCTGAAAAAAATTTTTTTGTGAATATATATATTTTAAGGAATTTTTCAATCAGGAATTTTTAAAAAGGTCTATAAAGTCTTCTACTGTAAGCTCTTCAGCCCTTGCAGTTTCAGGGATATCTGCTCTTTTTAAAACCTCAACAGGCAGTTTAGTCCTGAGCATCTTTCTACGGGCTGAAAATAGATGGGAAACAAAGTTTTTATACTCTTTTACTTTGTCAATTGGGGGTTTTTCTTTTGGAATAAGTTTTACGACGGCAGATGTCACCTTAGGTGGTGGCTTAAAAAATCTGGCAGGAACACTCATAACATATTCCACATCAAAAAATGTCTGTATAAAAACAGATAAAAATGTGTATTGCTTTGTTTTAGGTTTTGCAATTAGCTTTTCTGCAACTTCTTTTTGTAGCATAAATACACATAGCTGGATAATATCAAGATAAAAAGGCATATTTACCAGAATAAGAGATGCCACATTGTAAGGGAGATTTCCAACTACTTTGATTTTTTGACCTTCAGATAGTTCAAAGAGGTTTACATCAAAAAAATCTTTTTTAATTAGCTGGAAATTTTTATACTCTGAAAATTTTTCTTCTATGATTGGATAGGCCTCAGGGTCTATTTCTATTCCATAAAGTTTTTTAGGATTTCTTTTTAGTATTTCTTCTGTTAGCTGCCCTGTGCCTACCCCTATTTCAACAATAATATCTTCTGCCTGGACATCTATCTCATCTACTATTTTTTGTATTACCCCTGGTGCTACTAAAAGATGTTGTCCAAACTTTTTTTTGGTTCTAAATCCTTTACCCTTCAAGCTCTTTTGCCTTTTGAAGTATTAACTCTTTGACGAAGTCCTTTGTATCTTCCCTTTCCAGAGCAAAATCAACAATAGCTTTTATATATCCAAATTTATTACCTGTGTCGTGTCTTATTCCTTCTATATCCTTTGAGTAAATAACTTCATCTTTTCTCAGGGTCATCAGGGCATCCGTAAGCTGAAGCTCACCGCCTTTTCCAAACGGTGTTCTTTTTAAAGCATCAAATATATTTGGGGTAAGGATATATCTACCGATAATTGCAGATGTGGATGGGGCTTCTTCTGGTTCTGGCTTTTCCACAAGATAATTAACCAGTCTTATATTTTCTTCTATAAATGTTCCTTCCACTATCCCATATTTGTATGTTTCTTCTTTGGGAACTTCTGTTGTCCCTATAACAGATTTACCAAATTTTCTATAAACATCTATCAATTGTTTTAATCCCGGGTATTCATGATTTATTATTAATTCATCTCCAAGTAAAACGGCAAATGGCTCATTTCCTATAGCCGGTTCAGCTGTAAGTATGGCATGTCCAAGACCAAGCTGCTCTTTTTGTCTGATATATATGAAATTTGCAAGGTTTGATACCTCTCTAACAAGCTGAACCAGTTCTTCCTTTCCTGCCCTTTCAAGAGCTTCCTCAAGGTCTGGTGCATAATCAAAATGGTCTTCTATCGCCCTTTTGTGTCTTCCTGTAACAAAGATTATTGTATCAATGCCTGAGGCAACAGCT of Persephonella sp. IF05-L8 contains these proteins:
- a CDS encoding ribosome-binding factor A encodes the protein MKKSHKSEKVNAAIKKALSEIFIYDMPIQDNMITIVNVDTAQDLSKADIYITALKDVEKVAQELNQKQGYIGHLLSNRVRIRKIPVLKFIPVPSPTI
- a CDS encoding iron-sulfur cluster assembly accessory protein; the encoded protein is MQSTVNFTVTEAAAAEIKRIADEQGIENPILRVRVVPGGCSGFQYAMGFDEAIEENDKVVELENGVKIAIDEFSAPYIGGAVLDYVQDFMGGGFTIKNPNAASSCGCGNSFSC
- a CDS encoding DUF503 domain-containing protein; the encoded protein is MFIGSIVFDMYIPHATSLKEKRMVIRSMKEKLKAKFNVSVSEVGNQDLWQSAQVAVVMVAPDQKQVEKVMQNIINFVEINFPEIHINIYKEIY
- the sppA gene encoding signal peptide peptidase SppA encodes the protein MKKKIIIGILIFLGVFWFLSYLNYKSLPKIAVIEVKGVISNYMDTVSNIDKAQKNSSIKAVVLLVDSPGGAVGAAQEIYTAIEKLRKTKPVVVSMGNVAASGGYYISAPANVIYANPGTITGSIGVIIQHVDASKVLDKIGIKIENIKSGQNKDILYPNHSLTPEQKRLLEATILDVYDQFLDAIVKYRPIKKEELKKYADGRIFSGKQAQKIGLVDKLGNIQDAINEAKKLSKMEGKEVQVIYIRKEKSFLQKLTGSKISISDILTVPQFMYLMKF
- the galU gene encoding UTP--glucose-1-phosphate uridylyltransferase GalU codes for the protein MLEVRKAVIPVAGFGTRFLPATKATPKEMMPIVDKPIIQYIVEEAVASGIDTIIFVTGRHKRAIEDHFDYAPDLEEALERAGKEELVQLVREVSNLANFIYIRQKEQLGLGHAILTAEPAIGNEPFAVLLGDELIINHEYPGLKQLIDVYRKFGKSVIGTTEVPKEETYKYGIVEGTFIEENIRLVNYLVEKPEPEEAPSTSAIIGRYILTPNIFDALKRTPFGKGGELQLTDALMTLRKDEVIYSKDIEGIRHDTGNKFGYIKAIVDFALEREDTKDFVKELILQKAKELEG
- the rsmA gene encoding 16S rRNA (adenine(1518)-N(6)/adenine(1519)-N(6))-dimethyltransferase RsmA gives rise to the protein MKGKGFRTKKKFGQHLLVAPGVIQKIVDEIDVQAEDIIVEIGVGTGQLTEEILKRNPKKLYGIEIDPEAYPIIEEKFSEYKNFQLIKKDFFDVNLFELSEGQKIKVVGNLPYNVASLILVNMPFYLDIIQLCVFMLQKEVAEKLIAKPKTKQYTFLSVFIQTFFDVEYVMSVPARFFKPPPKVTSAVVKLIPKEKPPIDKVKEYKNFVSHLFSARRKMLRTKLPVEVLKRADIPETARAEELTVEDFIDLFKNS